In Flavivirga abyssicola, the following are encoded in one genomic region:
- a CDS encoding DinB family protein, with amino-acid sequence MLTKTLIKIFTRDLHRLKAEIMSYKQEENLWLLDKEIANSAGNLCLHIVGNLKHFIGAVLGNSGYIRQRELEFSLKNIPRTELLQQVEEAVKVIENVLEKLSAEDLNKHYPIHVFNEPMTTEYFLVHLTTHLSYHAGQINYHRRLIDS; translated from the coding sequence ATGCTTACTAAAACATTGATTAAAATTTTTACTCGAGACCTTCATAGGCTTAAGGCAGAAATAATGTCTTATAAACAAGAAGAAAACCTATGGCTTCTTGATAAAGAAATAGCAAACTCAGCAGGCAACTTATGTTTACATATTGTTGGTAATCTTAAGCATTTTATAGGAGCAGTTCTTGGTAATTCAGGATATATTAGGCAGCGAGAATTAGAGTTTTCATTAAAAAACATCCCACGAACAGAATTATTACAACAAGTAGAAGAGGCTGTTAAGGTAATTGAAAATGTTTTGGAGAAATTATCGGCCGAAGATCTAAATAAACACTACCCAATACATGTTTTTAATGAGCCAATGACAACGGAATATTTTCTAGTTCATTTAACGACTCATTTATCTTATCATGCTGGACAAATAAACTATCATAGGCGTTTAATAGACTCATAG
- a CDS encoding Crp/Fnr family transcriptional regulator — MIKEKGQALLDYINKNVSLTEAEEEVLLSKVIYRTYLKGQFIVQQGDVCKYECFVLSGCTKTFHVDNEGQEHIIMFSIEDWWTADMGSFITQTPADFNVQCLEKTELIMFSYDVIEDLYAAIPKLERFFRQIIQKAFIASQKRIIRSFSLTAKDRYIYFRNQYPKIEQRIPQYMIASYLGITKEFLSKIKSDLIFKQ, encoded by the coding sequence ATGATTAAAGAAAAAGGACAAGCACTACTAGATTATATTAATAAGAATGTTTCTTTAACTGAAGCAGAGGAGGAGGTACTTCTTTCTAAAGTAATATATAGAACCTATTTAAAAGGGCAGTTTATTGTTCAGCAAGGAGATGTATGTAAATATGAATGCTTTGTACTATCAGGTTGTACAAAAACATTTCATGTAGATAATGAAGGACAGGAACATATAATCATGTTTTCGATAGAGGATTGGTGGACTGCAGATATGGGGAGTTTTATTACACAAACTCCAGCCGATTTTAATGTACAATGTTTAGAAAAAACAGAGCTCATTATGTTTTCTTATGATGTTATTGAAGACTTATATGCTGCAATTCCAAAACTAGAACGCTTTTTTAGGCAAATTATACAAAAAGCATTTATAGCTTCACAAAAGCGTATTATCAGGAGTTTTAGTCTTACAGCAAAAGACAGATATATTTATTTTAGAAATCAGTATCCAAAAATAGAACAACGAATTCCTCAATATATGATTGCTTCATATTTAGGGATTACCAAAGAGTTTTTAAGTAAAATTAAGAGCGATCTTATATTTAAACAATAA
- a CDS encoding nuclear transport factor 2 family protein: MNRLIENISTINDMILQGKALEAFDEFYHEAVVMQENDNPEVVGKAANRKREEEFFASITEFRSAQPIKVTIGENTTMVEWHFDYTHKDWGVKNYTQVAVQDWKDGKIIKEKFYYGS, from the coding sequence ATGAATAGGTTAATAGAGAACATTAGTACAATAAATGATATGATTCTCCAAGGGAAAGCACTAGAAGCGTTCGACGAATTTTATCATGAAGCTGTTGTTATGCAAGAAAATGATAACCCGGAAGTTGTTGGAAAAGCAGCCAACAGAAAGAGAGAAGAAGAATTTTTTGCATCTATTACAGAGTTTAGATCAGCCCAACCAATAAAGGTAACTATAGGAGAAAATACGACTATGGTAGAATGGCATTTTGATTATACTCATAAAGATTGGGGGGTGAAAAATTACACGCAAGTGGCAGTACAAGACTGGAAAGATGGAAAAATAATTAAAGAAAAATTTTATTACGGATCATAA
- a CDS encoding YceI family protein: MKNTIKNLVVLTVVTLFTLSFTAIDKNKKEIKTDKSKVVWKGYKVTGSHEGTIAIQSGFLNFEGDKLTGGEFVIDMTTINTTDLDGEYKGKLDGHLKSDDFFGVAAHPTAKLVFVKVKTTGKNSYEVTGDLTIKGKTNPITFAISVYGNKATATLKVDRTKYDVKYGSTSFFEGLKDKAIYDEFDLVSDLEF; encoded by the coding sequence ATGAAAAACACAATTAAAAATTTAGTAGTATTAACTGTAGTGACATTATTTACATTGTCTTTTACAGCGATAGATAAAAACAAAAAGGAAATAAAAACCGATAAAAGTAAAGTGGTTTGGAAAGGTTATAAAGTAACTGGATCACACGAAGGAACCATTGCAATACAATCAGGGTTTTTAAATTTTGAAGGCGATAAATTAACAGGAGGTGAGTTTGTAATAGATATGACTACTATAAACACGACTGATTTAGATGGTGAATATAAAGGGAAACTTGATGGTCATTTAAAATCGGACGATTTTTTTGGTGTTGCAGCACACCCAACAGCTAAATTGGTATTTGTAAAAGTTAAAACTACGGGTAAAAACTCTTATGAAGTTACAGGAGATTTAACGATAAAAGGGAAAACAAACCCTATTACATTTGCAATATCTGTTTATGGGAATAAAGCCACTGCGACATTGAAAGTTGATAGAACAAAATATGACGTAAAATATGGATCTACTAGCTTTTTTGAAGGACTGAAAGACAAAGCTATTTATGATGAATTTGATTTAGTATCAGATTTGGAGTTTTAA
- a CDS encoding DEAD/DEAH box helicase produces MSFKKLILPLKDTIINKGFEAPLAFQKEILPKIKGGASLFAIAPKGSGKTTSMVISVIQRLKSAFEDAPRALIFVKDKQAALALELEFNLFKRGTDLRVYCAYEEHNIELQREEIYVGTDIVIATPKRLNRIFLLNGINLNKLQMCIVEDAESLSRGSHFAEITRTPESIGKCQYLIFSTEFDKRFERWQESFMYTAQVIKAKK; encoded by the coding sequence ATGTCATTTAAAAAACTCATTCTACCTTTAAAAGATACCATAATAAATAAGGGGTTTGAAGCCCCATTAGCATTTCAAAAAGAAATATTGCCAAAAATAAAAGGAGGTGCAAGCCTATTTGCTATAGCTCCTAAAGGATCTGGCAAAACAACGAGTATGGTCATAAGTGTTATACAAAGATTAAAATCGGCATTCGAAGATGCCCCTCGTGCTTTAATTTTTGTAAAAGATAAACAAGCTGCATTAGCATTAGAGTTGGAATTCAATTTATTTAAAAGAGGTACAGATCTAAGGGTTTATTGTGCTTATGAAGAGCATAATATTGAGTTACAACGTGAAGAAATATATGTTGGAACAGATATCGTTATTGCTACACCAAAGCGTTTGAATAGAATATTTTTATTAAACGGTATTAATTTAAACAAGTTGCAAATGTGTATTGTTGAAGATGCTGAATCTTTGTCTAGAGGAAGTCATTTTGCAGAAATAACAAGAACCCCAGAAAGTATAGGTAAATGCCAGTATTTAATTTTTTCGACAGAATTTGATAAACGTTTCGAACGTTGGCAAGAATCATTTATGTACACCGCTCAAGTTATAAAAGCTAAGAAATAG
- a CDS encoding helix-turn-helix transcriptional regulator produces MIKPKLCLEHSMFFVCVVLLFFRTFCYGQDSGDYERFVDSADIYIDYDTKKAITFLDSIPQPVDHFIKKGLPNYYVLKSLIYDENNDDIKSYQSIMLALKYAIHEKNYEVAGEASLELFSSLYYVKKDTTAFKHLKKAREYYKLSDYAYGDFEVDLTYAYAKFLDNEYKACNKLLLDNLVKYKDAKDDAYFYMFALNMLISNYLALDDLEAAHVYFKEFKKLKNNPTIVLYNYASFEALAEVSFANTHFKRKQIDSTLHYLSKASKNKRFMTEDVKEDYFRLYIDSYRILENKENVEAYTDSLAVFENKMYESIMTSSYEVNNDLVNKGFELKIVSDKQYLNGVLVVVLLLLLTASSFIYMFFYRKQKLKTVDLSNQTSNLSYLKSNNEKLVVKVQGLEDYIASLKKDIKKISTIRETPVQREKIKELYKNVHHNSSTILDKSKSHLDLVNGLNVNFFQVINKMYPQLNDSDVIICYYLYVGFKNKEIAVFLNTSVRAIESKRYRITKKINIDKEKSTLVEYLKVTFRTSEKILN; encoded by the coding sequence TTGATAAAACCAAAACTTTGTTTAGAACACAGCATGTTTTTTGTTTGTGTCGTTCTATTATTTTTTAGAACTTTTTGTTACGGTCAAGACTCTGGTGACTACGAGCGATTTGTCGATTCTGCGGATATTTATATTGATTATGATACTAAAAAAGCAATAACATTTTTAGATTCTATTCCGCAGCCAGTAGATCATTTCATTAAAAAAGGACTCCCCAATTATTATGTATTAAAATCGTTGATTTATGATGAAAATAATGATGACATAAAATCATATCAAAGTATCATGTTAGCATTAAAATATGCCATACATGAGAAGAATTATGAAGTAGCAGGAGAGGCTAGTTTAGAATTATTCTCTAGTCTTTATTATGTTAAAAAGGATACTACAGCATTTAAACATTTAAAAAAAGCTAGAGAATATTATAAATTATCTGATTATGCTTATGGCGATTTTGAGGTAGATCTAACATATGCTTATGCTAAGTTTCTTGATAATGAATATAAAGCATGTAATAAGTTGCTATTAGATAATTTAGTTAAATACAAAGACGCTAAAGACGATGCTTATTTTTATATGTTTGCTTTAAATATGCTTATCTCTAATTATTTGGCATTGGATGATTTAGAAGCAGCTCATGTGTATTTCAAGGAATTTAAAAAATTAAAAAATAACCCTACAATTGTTTTATATAATTATGCCTCTTTTGAAGCTTTAGCAGAAGTGTCTTTTGCAAATACCCATTTTAAAAGAAAACAAATAGATTCGACATTACATTACCTATCAAAAGCGTCAAAAAATAAACGTTTTATGACAGAAGATGTTAAAGAAGATTATTTTAGATTATACATAGATTCTTATAGAATTTTGGAGAACAAAGAAAATGTTGAAGCTTATACGGATTCTTTAGCGGTTTTTGAAAACAAAATGTATGAAAGCATTATGACCAGCAGTTATGAGGTAAATAACGATTTAGTCAATAAGGGGTTTGAGTTAAAAATTGTTAGTGATAAACAATATTTAAATGGTGTATTGGTGGTTGTTTTGCTTTTACTCTTAACAGCTTCTAGTTTTATATATATGTTTTTTTATAGAAAACAAAAGCTTAAAACAGTAGATTTAAGTAATCAAACAAGTAATTTGTCATATTTAAAGTCTAATAATGAAAAATTAGTAGTAAAAGTTCAAGGCTTAGAAGATTACATAGCCAGCTTAAAAAAAGACATTAAAAAAATATCTACAATAAGAGAGACTCCTGTACAACGCGAAAAAATTAAAGAATTATATAAAAATGTACACCATAACTCTTCCACAATTTTAGATAAAAGCAAAAGTCATTTAGATTTAGTCAATGGTCTTAATGTTAATTTCTTCCAGGTAATAAATAAAATGTATCCGCAATTAAACGATTCGGATGTTATTATTTGCTACTATTTGTATGTTGGTTTTAAGAATAAAGAAATTGCTGTCTTCTTAAATACATCTGTTAGAGCCATTGAAAGTAAGCGCTACCGTATTACTAAAAAGATTAATATTGATAAAGAAAAATCCACACTGGTAGAGTATCTTAAAGTGACTTTTAGAACCTCAGAAAAAATATTAAATTAG
- a CDS encoding acyl-CoA carboxylase subunit beta, with protein MNSKEDKINKLNERIALAHLGGGQKRIDKQHAKKKLTARERVNYLMDEGSFEEIGVLVTHRTTDFGMENEIYFGDGVITGYGTVNGRLVYVYAQDFTVFGGALSETHAEKICKIMDLAVKVGAPIIGLNDSGGARIQEGVRSLGGYADIFYRNVQTSGVIPQISAIMGPCAGGAVYSPAMTDFTIMVENTSYMFVTGPNVVKTVTNEEVTSEELGGAYTHASKSGVAHKTSANDIECLEDIKKLLSYLPQNNTETPKKSDFELKDEIRDLLSDIVPDNPNKPYDMHAVIAGIIDEDSFYEIHKDYAENIIVGFARLGGRNIGIVANQPLFLAGVLDVNSSKKAARFTRFCDCFNIPLLVLVDVPGFLPGTDQEWNGIIVHGAKLLYALSEATIPKVTVITRKAYGGAYDVMNSKHIGADLNYAWPGAEIAVMGAKGASEIIFKREIAAADDPAEKLAEKEAEYAEKFANPYKAARRGFIDEVILPKNTRRKLIKAFSMLEDKHVDTPKRKHGNIPL; from the coding sequence ATGAACTCAAAAGAAGACAAAATAAATAAACTAAACGAACGTATTGCTCTGGCTCATCTGGGCGGCGGACAGAAACGTATTGATAAACAACATGCAAAAAAGAAACTTACAGCAAGAGAGCGTGTCAACTATTTAATGGATGAAGGTTCTTTTGAAGAAATTGGCGTTCTGGTTACTCATAGAACAACAGATTTCGGAATGGAAAATGAGATCTATTTTGGTGATGGTGTTATTACTGGCTATGGTACTGTAAATGGAAGACTAGTTTATGTGTACGCACAAGATTTTACAGTTTTTGGAGGGGCATTATCTGAAACACATGCTGAAAAAATATGCAAAATAATGGATCTGGCAGTTAAAGTCGGAGCTCCTATTATTGGATTAAACGATTCTGGTGGCGCTCGTATTCAAGAAGGTGTTAGATCGCTTGGTGGTTATGCAGATATATTCTACAGAAATGTGCAAACTTCTGGGGTCATTCCTCAAATTTCTGCTATTATGGGGCCTTGTGCTGGCGGTGCTGTCTACTCCCCTGCCATGACCGATTTTACCATCATGGTAGAAAACACAAGTTATATGTTTGTAACGGGTCCAAATGTTGTAAAAACGGTTACTAATGAAGAAGTAACCAGCGAAGAATTAGGTGGTGCCTATACGCATGCTTCAAAGTCTGGTGTGGCTCATAAAACTTCAGCTAATGATATTGAATGTTTAGAAGACATAAAAAAACTATTGAGTTACTTACCACAAAACAATACGGAAACGCCTAAAAAATCAGATTTTGAATTAAAAGATGAAATAAGAGATCTTTTATCTGATATTGTACCAGACAATCCTAATAAACCTTATGACATGCATGCCGTTATAGCTGGTATCATTGATGAAGATTCTTTTTATGAAATTCATAAAGACTATGCCGAAAATATTATTGTTGGTTTTGCAAGACTTGGTGGGCGTAATATTGGAATTGTAGCAAACCAACCGCTCTTTTTAGCTGGCGTTTTAGATGTGAATAGCTCAAAAAAAGCAGCCCGTTTCACTCGATTTTGTGATTGCTTTAATATCCCGTTGTTAGTATTAGTTGATGTCCCTGGCTTTTTACCAGGAACTGACCAGGAATGGAACGGAATTATTGTTCATGGCGCAAAACTATTATATGCTTTAAGTGAGGCAACTATACCAAAAGTAACTGTTATTACTAGAAAAGCCTATGGTGGTGCTTACGATGTTATGAATTCTAAACACATTGGAGCGGACTTAAATTATGCATGGCCAGGAGCCGAAATTGCGGTTATGGGAGCAAAAGGCGCCAGTGAAATTATTTTTAAACGAGAAATAGCTGCTGCCGATGATCCTGCTGAAAAATTAGCAGAGAAAGAAGCTGAATATGCTGAAAAATTTGCGAATCCATATAAGGCTGCAAGACGTGGATTTATTGATGAAGTCATATTACCAAAAAATACACGAAGAAAACTTATCAAAGCTTTTTCTATGTTAGAAGACAAGCACGTTGACACTCCAAAAAGAAAACATGGGAACATCCCTTTATAG
- a CDS encoding acetyl-CoA carboxylase biotin carboxylase subunit yields the protein MKKILVANRGEIAIRVMMTAQKMGIKTVAVYSTADRNAPHVKFADEAICIGEPPSNQSYLRGDKIIEVAKQLSVDGIHPGYGFLSENAGFAELCEQNNITFIGPRSKAIKIMGSKLAAKEAVKAYDIPMVPGIDEAITDVSKAKVIAKKIGFPILIKASAGGGGKGMRVVEKESDLESQMNRAISEATSAFGDGSVFIEKYVTSPRHIEIQVMADSHGNILHFFERECSIQRRHQKVIEEAPSSVLTPELRKKMGEAATKVAKSCDYLGAGTVEFLLDADHNFYFLEMNTRLQVEHPVSELIAGVDLVELQILVARGEALNLKQDDLKISGHALELRVYAEDPLNDFLPSVGHLDVYKLPKGDGIRVDNGFEENMDVPIYYDPMLSKLITYGKTRDEAIQLMIKAINNYHVEGVQTTLSFGKYVCEHEAFRSGNFDTHFVKNYYSPEALKEETEKEAKIAALIAVKHYVENQKLLRVPK from the coding sequence ATGAAAAAAATACTAGTAGCAAATAGAGGTGAAATAGCCATAAGAGTTATGATGACTGCTCAGAAAATGGGTATAAAAACAGTCGCTGTATATTCTACGGCTGATAGAAATGCACCACATGTCAAGTTTGCAGACGAAGCAATATGTATTGGCGAACCGCCATCCAATCAATCTTATTTAAGAGGTGATAAAATTATTGAGGTTGCAAAACAACTAAGTGTAGATGGTATACATCCCGGATATGGTTTCTTAAGTGAAAATGCTGGTTTTGCAGAGTTATGCGAGCAAAACAATATTACTTTTATAGGTCCAAGATCAAAAGCCATTAAAATTATGGGCAGCAAATTAGCAGCAAAAGAAGCTGTTAAGGCATACGATATTCCTATGGTTCCCGGAATTGATGAAGCCATCACAGATGTTTCCAAAGCTAAAGTTATAGCAAAAAAAATAGGGTTCCCTATTCTTATCAAAGCATCAGCAGGAGGTGGCGGAAAAGGGATGCGAGTTGTAGAAAAAGAAAGTGACCTGGAATCTCAAATGAATCGGGCTATTAGTGAAGCAACTTCTGCTTTTGGAGACGGTTCTGTTTTTATTGAAAAGTATGTCACCTCTCCTCGTCATATAGAAATTCAAGTGATGGCTGATAGCCACGGTAACATATTGCATTTTTTTGAACGCGAATGCAGTATTCAACGTCGCCATCAAAAAGTAATTGAAGAAGCGCCATCTTCAGTTTTAACTCCAGAACTAAGAAAAAAAATGGGAGAAGCTGCCACTAAGGTTGCCAAATCTTGTGATTATTTAGGTGCAGGTACGGTCGAATTTTTATTGGATGCAGATCATAACTTTTATTTCTTAGAAATGAATACCAGGTTACAAGTAGAACACCCTGTCTCAGAATTAATTGCTGGTGTAGATTTGGTAGAGCTTCAAATACTTGTGGCTCGTGGTGAAGCTTTAAACCTCAAACAAGATGATTTAAAAATTAGTGGACATGCGCTGGAATTAAGGGTTTATGCAGAGGATCCATTAAATGATTTTTTACCTAGTGTTGGACATTTAGATGTTTACAAACTTCCTAAAGGAGATGGCATTCGTGTGGATAATGGTTTTGAAGAAAACATGGATGTTCCCATTTATTATGACCCCATGCTTTCTAAACTGATAACTTACGGAAAAACAAGGGATGAAGCCATTCAACTTATGATAAAAGCGATTAATAATTACCATGTGGAAGGTGTACAAACAACATTGTCTTTCGGAAAATATGTTTGTGAACATGAAGCTTTTCGTTCTGGAAATTTTGATACTCATTTTGTTAAAAATTACTATTCGCCAGAAGCACTTAAGGAAGAAACAGAAAAAGAAGCGAAAATTGCTGCTTTAATTGCAGTGAAACATTATGTAGAAAACCAAAAACTATTGAGAGTACCTAAATAA
- a CDS encoding acetyl-CoA carboxylase biotin carboxyl carrier protein subunit, translating into MSKTFKTSVNNTFDFEIKDDDISNLDALQISESKFHVLEQNKSYHAEIIKEDFNKKAYEVKINNNTYNISILNDLDTLIKDMGFAIGATKHIGSIKAPMPGLILEINVKANQEVKEDDPLLILEAMKMENIITSPIDGVIKSISVNKGDAVEKNQLLIEFDA; encoded by the coding sequence ATGAGCAAAACTTTCAAAACCTCTGTAAATAATACGTTTGATTTTGAAATTAAAGATGATGATATTTCTAATCTTGACGCTTTACAAATTTCAGAATCAAAATTTCATGTCCTAGAGCAAAACAAATCCTATCATGCTGAAATTATAAAAGAAGACTTCAATAAAAAAGCATATGAAGTAAAAATCAATAATAACACATACAATATTAGTATTTTAAATGATTTAGACACTTTAATAAAAGATATGGGATTTGCTATTGGAGCTACAAAACATATCGGTTCTATTAAAGCCCCCATGCCAGGGCTTATTTTAGAAATTAACGTAAAAGCCAATCAGGAAGTGAAAGAAGATGACCCGCTTTTAATTCTTGAAGCCATGAAAATGGAAAATATTATTACATCTCCTATAGATGGAGTTATTAAATCTATTTCTGTAAATAAGGGAGATGCTGTTGAGAAAAACCAACTACTAATTGAGTTCGACGCGTAA
- a CDS encoding PrsW family intramembrane metalloprotease produces MNLLLLAIAPIFIVILYIYFKDKYEKEPKRLLFYNFLLGAIVSVFITTILYYVFDIVLLLPNETSIFQQFIKAFIVVALTEEFSKYVIVRYFAQRNKEFNEPFDGIAYAVMVSMGFAATENILYVLEGGYQTALLRAFTAVPAHAIFGVLMGFYMGKAKFSKNRIGLNLIGLLSAIIFHGTYDFFLFIDFVPGIWVGAFISLLIGIFLSKRAIKHHQEHSNFNI; encoded by the coding sequence ATGAACCTGTTACTTCTAGCTATTGCCCCAATATTTATAGTTATTCTCTATATATATTTTAAAGATAAATATGAAAAAGAGCCTAAACGATTACTCTTCTACAACTTTCTTCTAGGTGCTATAGTAAGTGTCTTTATTACTACTATTTTATATTATGTGTTCGATATCGTCTTGTTGCTTCCAAACGAAACAAGTATTTTTCAACAATTTATTAAAGCATTTATTGTTGTTGCCTTAACCGAAGAATTTAGTAAATATGTTATTGTCCGGTATTTTGCTCAAAGAAATAAAGAGTTTAACGAGCCTTTTGATGGTATAGCCTATGCTGTTATGGTATCTATGGGTTTTGCGGCTACGGAAAATATTCTATATGTACTGGAAGGAGGCTACCAAACAGCTTTATTAAGAGCTTTTACAGCGGTTCCTGCTCATGCAATATTTGGAGTTTTAATGGGCTTTTATATGGGAAAAGCAAAGTTTTCAAAAAACAGAATAGGTTTAAATCTTATTGGTTTACTATCCGCTATTATATTTCATGGTACTTACGACTTTTTCTTATTTATAGATTTTGTACCTGGTATTTGGGTAGGTGCTTTTATATCTCTTTTAATTGGAATTTTTCTATCAAAAAGAGCCATCAAACACCATCAGGAACACTCCAATTTTAATATTTGA
- a CDS encoding NUDIX hydrolase: MDEYIDIVTKEGKPTGKSELKSIIHQKGLYHNTAHIWFYTKKGAILLSQRSAKKTICPLMWDVSVAGHIDAGETIKQAAVRETKEEIGISISENDLKRIGVFECFQTYKNGIIDNEFHNTFICELKVPMSKLIPQEEEVEALKLVSFSNFKDLIKNIGNNDNHFVPSNKLYYELVLQNIIETVN, from the coding sequence ATGGATGAATATATAGACATTGTTACAAAAGAAGGAAAGCCTACAGGGAAGTCCGAATTAAAATCTATCATCCATCAAAAAGGGCTTTATCATAATACTGCTCATATTTGGTTTTATACTAAAAAAGGAGCCATTTTATTATCGCAACGTTCGGCAAAAAAAACCATTTGTCCATTAATGTGGGATGTCTCGGTTGCTGGTCATATTGATGCAGGTGAAACCATAAAACAAGCGGCTGTAAGAGAAACTAAAGAAGAAATAGGAATCTCAATTTCTGAAAACGATCTTAAAAGAATAGGCGTTTTTGAATGCTTCCAAACTTATAAAAATGGTATTATTGATAACGAATTCCATAACACATTTATTTGCGAGTTGAAGGTTCCAATGTCTAAATTAATTCCTCAAGAAGAAGAAGTTGAAGCTCTTAAATTAGTGTCCTTTTCAAATTTTAAAGACCTTATTAAAAACATAGGCAACAATGATAATCACTTTGTGCCTTCAAACAAGTTATATTACGAACTCGTACTACAAAATATTATTGAAACTGTAAACTAA
- a CDS encoding M42 family metallopeptidase: protein MTKKSILNKESMDFLEKYLNNAAPTGYEWNGQKLWMEYVKPYVDEFITDTYGTAVGVINPKAKYKVVIEGHADEISWYVNYISDNGLIYVIRNGGSDHQIAPSKIVNVHTKKGIVKGVFGWPAIHTRNRAKEEAPKPDNISIDVGAKDKEEVEKMGIHVGCVITYPDEFHILNDDKFVCRAIDNRVGGFMIAEVARLLKENKKELPFGLYITNSVQEEIGLRGAEMITHTIKPDVAIVTDVTHDTTTPMIEKKKEGHLEIGKGPVVAYAPAVQQKLRDLITETAEDKKIPFQRSALSRATGTDTDAFAYSNGGVASALISLPLRYMHTTVEMVHKDDVENVIKLIYETLLNIKDGETFSYFD, encoded by the coding sequence ATGACGAAGAAGAGCATTCTTAATAAGGAGTCTATGGACTTTTTAGAAAAGTATTTAAATAATGCCGCACCTACTGGTTATGAATGGAATGGGCAAAAATTATGGATGGAATACGTAAAACCTTACGTAGATGAGTTTATAACAGACACTTATGGCACAGCTGTAGGAGTCATAAATCCTAAAGCAAAATACAAAGTTGTTATTGAAGGCCATGCAGATGAAATTTCATGGTATGTAAATTATATTTCTGATAATGGTCTAATTTATGTGATTAGAAATGGAGGTAGTGACCATCAAATTGCACCAAGTAAAATAGTAAATGTGCATACCAAAAAGGGTATTGTAAAAGGTGTTTTTGGTTGGCCAGCAATACATACACGTAATAGAGCCAAAGAAGAAGCTCCAAAACCAGATAATATTAGCATAGATGTAGGCGCTAAAGACAAAGAAGAAGTTGAAAAAATGGGCATTCATGTGGGCTGTGTTATCACCTATCCTGATGAGTTTCATATTTTAAATGATGATAAATTTGTTTGTCGCGCTATAGACAATCGAGTGGGTGGTTTTATGATTGCCGAAGTAGCTCGTTTATTAAAGGAAAATAAAAAGGAACTTCCTTTTGGGCTTTACATTACAAACTCGGTACAAGAGGAAATAGGCCTCCGAGGAGCAGAAATGATTACGCATACTATTAAACCAGATGTAGCGATTGTCACTGATGTAACTCACGATACAACCACTCCTATGATAGAGAAGAAAAAGGAAGGACATCTTGAAATTGGTAAAGGCCCTGTAGTAGCTTATGCTCCTGCAGTGCAACAAAAATTACGTGATTTAATTACTGAAACTGCAGAGGATAAGAAAATACCTTTTCAACGCTCTGCCCTATCTCGTGCAACTGGAACAGATACCGATGCTTTTGCTTACAGTAATGGTGGCGTAGCCTCTGCTTTAATTTCATTACCGCTTCGTTATATGCATACTACTGTAGAAATGGTGCATAAAGATGACGTAGAAAATGTTATTAAATTAATTTACGAAACACTGCTTAATATAAAAGATGGTGAAACGTTTAGCTATTTTGACTAA